A stretch of Falco rusticolus isolate bFalRus1 chromosome 2, bFalRus1.pri, whole genome shotgun sequence DNA encodes these proteins:
- the GTF3A gene encoding transcription factor IIIA yields the protein MAGERAAGGAQEGGGAARASPPAAGGSSGSARPACRFICSFPDCDAAFNKAWRLDAHLCRHTGERPYVCDYDGCGKGFTRDFHRARHLLTHTGEKPFECTADGCNQKFGTKSNLKKHTERKHQNQQKQYVCDFEGCNKSFRKHQQLKVHQCHHTNEPPFKCNNEGCGKCFSTPSRLKRHEKTHEGYACKKENCSYTGKTWTELLKHNRESHTESIVCSECHKTFKRKDYLKQHQKTHAVEREVCRCPREGCGRTYTTVFNLQSHILSFHEEKKPFSCDYPDCGRVFAMKQSLARHAVVHDPEKRKLNLKAKRSYPKRSLASRLSGYIPPKTQPGKDAVVTESKTMDKPMENEIPAVEILTLQ from the exons ATGGCCGgcgagcgggcggcggggggcgcgcaGGAGGGCGGGGGTGCTGCGCGCGcgtccccgcccgccgccggcggcaGCAGCGGGAGCGCGCGCCCTGCCTGCCGTTTCATCTGCTCCTTCCCCGACTGCGACGCCGCCTTCAACAAGGCCTGGAGGCTGGACGCCCACCTCTGCCGGCACACGGGCGAG AGGCCGTATGTCTGCGATTACGATGGCTGTGGTAAAGGTTTCACCAGAGATTTCCACCGCGCTCGACACCTTCTTACGCACACCGGGGAAAAGCCGTTCGA GTGCACAGCTGATGGATGCAATCAGAAATTTGGAACAAAATCAAACTTGAAGAAGCACACTGAGCGCAAGCATCAAAATCAGCAGAAGCAGTATGTG TGCGACTTTGAAGGCTGTAACAAGTCTTTCAGGAAACATCAACAACTTAAAGTTCATCAGTGTCACCACACCAATGAACCTCCCTTCAA ATGTAATAATGAAGGATGTGGAAAGTGCTTTTCTACTCCAAGTCGACTAAAGCGGCATGAGAAGACACATGAAG GCTATgcatgcaagaaagaaaattgctcATACACTGGAAAAACTTGGACAGAGCTTCTGAAACATAATAGAGAAAGTCATACAG AGTCAATAGTTTGCAGTGAGTGTCACAAAACCTTTAAACGGAAAGATTACCTCAAGCAGCATCAAAAAACACATGCTGTGGAGAGGGAAGTCTGCCGATGCCCAAGAGAAGGATGTGGGAGAACTTACACAACTGTATTTAATCTTCAAAGCCATATCCTCTCTTTTcatgaggagaaaaaaccaTTCTCTTGTGATTATCCAGACTGTGGAAGAGTGTTTGCAATGaag CAGAGCCTAGCAAGGCATGCGGTTGTACATGATcctgaaaagagaaagctgaaCTTGAAA GCAAAGCGTTCTTATCCTAAGAGGAGCTTAGCCTCTCGCCTGAGTGGCTACATTCCTCCTAAAACACAGCCAGGAAAGGATGCAGTTGTGACAGAAAGCAAGACAATGGATAAACccatggaaaatgaaataccaGCTGTTGAAATTCTGACTCTGCAGTAA
- the MTIF3 gene encoding translation initiation factor IF-3, mitochondrial, with protein MTAFCTMKLLCQATRNQKRYAERFFGTFLTQTLQKRVFSPFWMVVPDPRKSTVFGLPQPFCTAEKSHMETKKKTAFGSVGRRIPYRILHVINQDGESLGNMHRAEALKLMDQHDLKLVLLHENAEPPVYRLMTGQQIHEEQLKRAKKKKNSNPGVVQKELSFSSAIAKNDLETKTKQITQWIEKKYHVKVTIRQAKDSNTDMFMLFDKILETVSEKATYLSKPKVTREGVSTCIFRHMSDKELKVYRKMEDRKTVQ; from the exons ATGACTGCCTTTTGCACAATGAAACTTTTATGTCAAGCAACTAGAAATCAGAAGAGATATGCAGAAAGATTCTTTGGTACTTTTCTGACACAAACACTGCAAAAGAGGGTATTTTCTCCATTCTGGATGGTGGTACCTGACCCTAGAAAGTCAACTGTGTTTGGACTTCCTCAACCATTTTGTACAGCTGAAAAATCTcacatggaaacaaaaaagaaaacagcatttggaaGTGTTGGGCGAAGAATTCCCTATCGGATTTTGCATGTCATCAACCAGGATGGAGAGAGCTTGGGAAATATGCACCGAGCAGAAGCACTCAAACTTATGGATCAACATGACCTGAAACTAGTTCTTCTTCATGAGAATGCAGAACCTCCTGTATACAGACTAATGACTGGGCAGCAGATTCACGAAGAACAGCTTAAAcgtgcaaagaaaaaaaaaaattcaaacccaG GGGTGGTTCAGAAGGAGTTatccttttcttcagctattGCCAAGAATGACTTAGAGACCAAGACAAAACAAATAACACAGTGGattgaaaagaaataccatGTCAAAGTTACCATCCGGCAAGCAAAAGATAGCAATACAGACATG TTCATGCTTTTTGATAAGATTTTGGAGACTGTGTCGGAGAAAGCCACCTATCTTTCCAAGCCAAAAGTTACTAGAGAAGGAGTTAGTACCTGTATTTTCAGACATATGTCTGACAAAGAGTTGAAAGTATACCGGAAgatggaagacagaaaaacagtacagtaa